One segment of Niveibacterium microcysteis DNA contains the following:
- a CDS encoding LysR substrate-binding domain-containing protein: protein MANNSWDTMDVHLLRVLHAVLAECSVTKAALRLNQSQPAVSTALRRLRDITGDQLLVRSRNGMTPTERGAALLEPVKLALAQIEAIAVRQVRFDPAKSRRVFNIATPDYLNAVVLGEIVARLRKFAPHSQVVFHSLGPDSDFTQALESGELDVVIGNWPQPPELLRMTPLFEDDLVCVMRKDHPLANRPLTTERYLEADHLAPTPYSVGRRGVIDMHLARERIKRNVVAYVPYFGLVPYLLLQTDMIFTGPRVFAEHFAKLMPLAVTEVPIDFPKMAFYLLWHDRTHLADECRWFREQIVNVARKPQEHMLTVAA from the coding sequence ATGGCCAACAACTCCTGGGACACGATGGACGTCCACCTGCTGCGCGTGCTCCACGCAGTGCTGGCCGAATGCAGCGTCACCAAGGCGGCGCTGCGCCTGAATCAGTCGCAACCAGCGGTGAGCACCGCGCTTCGTCGGCTGCGCGATATCACCGGCGACCAACTGCTGGTGCGCTCGCGCAACGGCATGACTCCGACCGAACGCGGCGCCGCGCTGCTTGAGCCCGTCAAGCTGGCGCTGGCGCAGATCGAAGCAATCGCAGTACGCCAGGTGCGTTTCGATCCGGCAAAGTCGCGCCGCGTCTTTAACATCGCCACGCCGGATTACCTCAACGCGGTGGTGCTGGGCGAAATCGTCGCGCGGCTGCGCAAGTTCGCGCCGCATTCTCAGGTGGTGTTCCACTCGCTCGGGCCCGACAGCGACTTCACACAGGCCCTCGAATCCGGCGAACTCGATGTCGTGATCGGCAACTGGCCACAACCGCCCGAGTTGCTGCGTATGACCCCGCTATTCGAGGACGATCTGGTGTGCGTGATGCGCAAGGACCACCCACTCGCCAACCGCCCCCTAACGACCGAACGGTATCTTGAGGCCGACCACCTGGCGCCGACACCCTATTCCGTTGGTCGCCGCGGCGTGATTGACATGCACCTTGCACGCGAGCGGATCAAACGCAATGTGGTGGCGTATGTCCCCTACTTCGGCTTGGTGCCCTACCTGCTTTTGCAGACCGACATGATCTTCACCGGCCCGCGCGTGTTCGCCGAGCACTTCGCGAAGCTGATGCCGCTAGCAGTAACCGAGGTGCCAATCGATTTTCCGAAGATGGCCTTCTATCTTCTGTGGCACGACCGCACGCACCTTGCAGACGAATGTCGCTGGTTCCGGGAGCAGATCGTCAACGTTGCGCGCAAACCGCAGGAGCACATGCTGACGGTAGCCGCCTAG
- a CDS encoding BMP family ABC transporter substrate-binding protein — protein MQDRSSFSRRNFIKAAAAAPALGLLPASVRDALAAGGITVGFIYVGARDDFGYNQAHAQAAAALKKLPGVKVIEEEKVPETVAVQKSMEAMIVQDKAAVVFATSFGYFDPHVLKVAQKYPNAHIAHCGGLWSEGKHPKNVASYFGYIDECEYLSGIVAGLTSKTGKFGFVAAKPIPQVLRNINAFTLGARSVNPNATTRVIFTGDWAMPVKEAEAANSLLDQGCDVLTCHVDGPKVVVETAERRGAFSCGYHASQAKLAPKGYLTGAEWDWVTPNTTFVKALQEGKPFPNFVRGGLKEGFVKMSPYGAAVGDKARKAADEVRAKMLKGEFVIFKGPLKDNTGKEVIAAGKSFAQQAIELEGMNYLVEGVIGSV, from the coding sequence ATGCAGGATCGTTCCAGCTTTTCGCGTCGCAATTTCATCAAGGCCGCGGCGGCGGCGCCTGCGCTGGGGCTGCTGCCCGCGTCGGTGCGCGACGCGCTGGCGGCGGGCGGCATCACGGTCGGGTTCATCTACGTCGGTGCGCGCGACGACTTCGGATACAACCAGGCCCACGCGCAGGCCGCTGCAGCATTGAAGAAGCTGCCCGGCGTGAAGGTCATCGAAGAAGAGAAAGTGCCGGAAACCGTTGCGGTGCAGAAGTCGATGGAAGCGATGATCGTGCAGGACAAGGCCGCCGTGGTGTTCGCCACCTCGTTCGGCTACTTCGATCCGCACGTGCTGAAAGTGGCGCAGAAGTACCCCAACGCGCACATCGCGCACTGTGGCGGCCTGTGGTCGGAAGGCAAGCACCCGAAGAACGTCGCGAGCTACTTTGGCTACATCGATGAATGTGAATACCTGAGCGGCATCGTCGCCGGACTCACCAGCAAGACGGGCAAGTTCGGCTTCGTCGCCGCCAAGCCGATTCCGCAGGTGCTGCGCAACATCAACGCCTTCACCCTGGGCGCGCGCTCGGTGAACCCGAACGCAACGACCCGCGTGATCTTCACCGGTGACTGGGCGATGCCGGTGAAGGAAGCGGAAGCGGCCAACAGCCTGCTGGACCAGGGCTGCGACGTGCTGACCTGCCATGTGGATGGCCCCAAGGTCGTGGTTGAAACCGCCGAGCGCCGTGGCGCCTTTAGCTGTGGCTACCACGCCAGCCAGGCCAAGCTGGCCCCGAAGGGCTACCTAACCGGCGCGGAGTGGGACTGGGTGACCCCCAACACCACCTTCGTGAAGGCGCTGCAGGAAGGCAAACCCTTCCCGAACTTCGTGCGCGGCGGCCTGAAGGAAGGCTTCGTCAAGATGTCGCCCTACGGTGCCGCTGTGGGCGACAAGGCACGAAAGGCCGCCGACGAGGTGAGGGCGAAAATGCTCAAGGGCGAGTTCGTGATCTTCAAGGGCCCGCTGAAGGACAACACCGGCAAGGAAGTGATCGCCGCAGGCAAGAGCTTCGCGCAGCAGGCGATCGAGCTTGAGGGGATGAACTACCTCGTCGAAGGCGTGATCGGTTCGGTCTGA
- the uraD gene encoding 2-oxo-4-hydroxy-4-carboxy-5-ureidoimidazoline decarboxylase, translated as MPCTPVSVAALSALEREAFVAALDGIFEHSPWVADAAWSARPFADRNDLLDALVTAMRSAPEALQLALIRAHPELAGRAAVRGELTVESRGEQAGAGLDTCTAEEFERLQQLNTRYIAKFGFPFILAVRGYDRAGIIERFAARLGNTPEAEFDEALTQIARIAALRLADRVI; from the coding sequence ATGCCCTGCACACCTGTTTCCGTTGCCGCCCTGTCCGCCCTGGAGCGCGAGGCGTTTGTTGCAGCCCTCGACGGCATCTTTGAACACTCGCCTTGGGTGGCGGATGCTGCTTGGTCTGCACGCCCGTTTGCCGATCGCAATGACTTGCTCGATGCTCTAGTCACCGCAATGCGAAGCGCACCGGAAGCACTGCAACTGGCCTTGATTCGCGCGCATCCGGAACTTGCCGGGCGCGCCGCGGTTCGCGGTGAGCTGACGGTGGAGTCGCGTGGAGAACAGGCGGGGGCGGGGCTCGATACCTGCACCGCCGAAGAATTCGAGCGCCTGCAACAACTCAACACGCGCTACATCGCTAAGTTCGGCTTCCCGTTCATCCTCGCCGTTCGTGGCTATGACCGTGCCGGGATCATCGAGCGTTTCGCGGCGCGTCTGGGCAATACACCGGAAGCCGAGTTCGATGAAGCGCTGACACAGATCGCAAGGATCGCTGCCTTGCGCCTCGCGGATCGCGTGATCTGA
- a CDS encoding ureidoglycolate lyase encodes MKVLPVEELTREAFAPFGDVIEASNSAHHFAINGGNTERYHDLARLEPGEGGRIIVSIFRAQPRTLPFTITLLERHPLGSQAFVPLSGRDYLVVVALEPTPSALRCFLARGAQGVNYAPGTWHHPLLALDEISDFLVLDRSGTGSNCDEITLTEQALVAPFRGTCQSS; translated from the coding sequence GTGAAGGTGCTGCCGGTTGAAGAACTCACCCGTGAAGCCTTCGCGCCGTTCGGGGATGTGATCGAGGCAAGCAACTCAGCTCACCACTTCGCCATCAACGGCGGCAACACGGAGCGCTATCACGACCTTGCTCGGCTGGAGCCGGGCGAAGGCGGCCGCATCATCGTCAGTATCTTTCGCGCCCAGCCGCGAACCCTCCCGTTCACGATCACACTGCTCGAGCGCCATCCGCTCGGCTCACAGGCCTTCGTTCCGCTCAGCGGGCGCGACTATCTTGTCGTCGTCGCGCTGGAGCCTACGCCGTCGGCGCTACGCTGCTTCCTTGCGCGCGGTGCCCAAGGCGTGAATTACGCACCAGGCACTTGGCACCACCCCCTGCTTGCGCTGGACGAGATCAGCGACTTCCTGGTGCTCGATCGCAGCGGCACGGGAAGCAACTGCGACGAAATCACCCTGACCGAACAAGCCCTTGTCGCACCATTCCGCGGGACATGCCAGTCTTCATAG
- the alc gene encoding allantoicase codes for MAVVTLDPDAPDFTRHFTNLADPRLGAETIACSDDFFAAMARMLAPDDPVFVPGKYDTHGKWMDGWESRRKRGPGNDWCVVRLARAATIVGVDIDTRHFTGNYPPGASLEACHCTHGDPDADTLWTPLLPTVALQGNAHHYHTIASNAVWTHVRLSIYPDGGIARLRVYGRPAANPIVGAELDLAAAINGAHVVATNNEHFGRAATLLLPGRGVNMGDGWETRRRREPGNDWCVVALAAPGIIHRVEVDTAHFKGNYPDACSLQAAHMPSGTPQSLVTQSMFWPELLAPQKLQMDAVQSFEELTKLGVVTHVRFNIFPDGGVSRLRLFGKVASA; via the coding sequence ATGGCCGTCGTCACGCTGGACCCGGACGCCCCGGACTTTACCCGCCACTTCACCAACCTCGCCGATCCGCGCCTGGGTGCCGAGACCATCGCTTGCAGCGACGACTTCTTCGCCGCCATGGCGCGCATGCTCGCGCCGGACGACCCAGTCTTCGTTCCGGGCAAGTACGACACACACGGAAAGTGGATGGACGGTTGGGAATCGCGCCGCAAGCGCGGGCCCGGCAACGACTGGTGCGTGGTGCGATTGGCGCGCGCGGCGACCATCGTTGGCGTCGACATTGATACCCGCCACTTCACCGGCAACTACCCACCGGGCGCCTCCCTGGAGGCGTGCCACTGCACGCACGGCGATCCTGACGCCGACACGCTATGGACACCGCTTCTGCCCACCGTTGCACTGCAAGGCAACGCTCACCATTACCACACCATCGCGAGCAACGCGGTGTGGACGCACGTTCGCCTCTCAATCTATCCGGACGGTGGCATTGCACGCCTGCGAGTTTATGGACGCCCGGCTGCAAATCCGATAGTGGGCGCCGAACTCGACCTCGCGGCAGCCATCAATGGCGCCCACGTTGTCGCCACCAACAATGAACACTTCGGTCGAGCAGCGACACTTCTGTTGCCGGGGCGCGGCGTCAACATGGGCGACGGTTGGGAAACACGGCGGCGCCGCGAACCCGGCAACGACTGGTGCGTCGTCGCACTGGCCGCACCTGGCATCATCCACCGCGTGGAGGTCGACACCGCGCACTTCAAGGGCAACTACCCCGACGCGTGTTCACTTCAAGCCGCCCACATGCCTAGCGGCACGCCACAATCCTTGGTCACGCAAAGTATGTTCTGGCCCGAACTGCTGGCACCGCAAAAGCTGCAGATGGACGCAGTTCAGAGCTTTGAAGAACTCACCAAGCTCGGCGTCGTAACGCACGTGCGCTTCAACATCTTCCCGGATGGCGGGGTCAGTCGATTGCGACTGTTTGGCAAGGTGGCCTCGGCGTGA
- the uraH gene encoding hydroxyisourate hydrolase, whose product MGRLTTHVLDTAHGCPAAGMHYALFAADGTTPLVQGVTNADGRCDAPLLEGESLVAGHYELRFEVAAYFRAAGVQLPEPPFLSEVSIAFGVADTAAHYHVPLLVSPWAYSTYRGS is encoded by the coding sequence ATGGGACGACTGACAACCCATGTACTCGACACCGCCCACGGCTGCCCGGCCGCCGGCATGCATTACGCACTCTTTGCCGCGGACGGCACGACACCGCTTGTGCAAGGGGTGACGAATGCCGATGGGCGCTGCGACGCGCCGCTGCTGGAGGGCGAGTCGCTCGTAGCCGGCCACTATGAGCTGCGTTTCGAGGTCGCGGCGTACTTCCGTGCCGCGGGCGTGCAGCTCCCCGAACCGCCATTCCTCAGTGAAGTCAGCATCGCGTTTGGCGTGGCCGACACCGCAGCCCACTACCATGTGCCGCTGCTGGTTTCGCCCTGGGCGTACAGCACCTACCGGGGTAGCTGA
- a CDS encoding ABC transporter permease, with product MSAAPARPRPLIDALLPVAALAIALMLFSLFVALEGQAPLEVLETIFAGAFGDAFGWQNTLLRAAPLILTGLAVALPARAGLVIIGGEGALAFGALGAAAVAVPLAGSPNPLLWLAMALAGMIAGGVLIGFAGALRQWRGVNETISSLLLSYIAVALMNHFVEGPLRDPASLNKPSTYPLAPEAMLGALPGLDVHVGLAVGVVCALLAWVFLHFTVWGFAVRVVGGNPRAAAMAGLAVTPWVIGLCAAGGAMAGLAGMIEVAAVHGACNASVLVGYGHAGILIAFIARQNPLAVVPAAVLIGGIGAAGSLLQRRLDMPDATVLVLQGILFVVLIAIETLRGHAWRLPQLAAPRHSPTPALAAKTDVSV from the coding sequence ATGAGCGCCGCGCCTGCCCGCCCACGTCCGTTGATCGATGCGCTGCTGCCGGTTGCAGCGCTGGCGATCGCGTTGATGTTGTTCTCGCTGTTTGTGGCGCTGGAAGGGCAGGCGCCACTGGAGGTGCTCGAAACCATTTTTGCCGGAGCGTTTGGCGATGCATTCGGCTGGCAGAACACCCTGCTGCGTGCGGCACCGCTGATTCTCACTGGCCTTGCGGTTGCGCTGCCAGCGCGCGCAGGGCTGGTGATCATCGGCGGCGAAGGGGCGCTGGCCTTTGGCGCGCTGGGCGCCGCGGCGGTGGCCGTGCCACTGGCGGGCAGCCCGAACCCGCTGCTGTGGCTGGCCATGGCCTTGGCCGGCATGATTGCCGGTGGGGTGCTGATTGGCTTTGCGGGTGCGCTGCGTCAGTGGCGCGGCGTCAATGAGACGATCTCCAGCCTACTGTTGTCGTACATCGCGGTGGCCTTGATGAATCATTTTGTCGAGGGTCCGCTGCGCGATCCCGCCAGTCTCAACAAGCCCTCGACCTATCCCTTGGCGCCGGAAGCGATGCTGGGCGCACTGCCGGGGCTCGATGTCCATGTGGGGCTTGCGGTCGGTGTCGTGTGTGCGCTGCTGGCCTGGGTCTTCCTGCACTTCACCGTGTGGGGCTTTGCCGTGCGCGTGGTGGGCGGCAACCCGCGCGCCGCGGCGATGGCGGGGCTCGCCGTCACGCCGTGGGTGATCGGGCTGTGCGCTGCTGGCGGCGCCATGGCCGGGCTTGCCGGCATGATCGAAGTCGCGGCGGTGCATGGCGCATGCAACGCGTCGGTGCTGGTCGGCTACGGCCATGCGGGCATCCTGATCGCCTTCATCGCACGGCAGAACCCGCTGGCCGTGGTCCCCGCCGCGGTCCTCATCGGCGGCATTGGCGCCGCCGGCAGCTTGCTGCAGCGCCGGCTGGACATGCCGGACGCCACCGTGCTTGTGCTGCAGGGCATCTTGTTCGTCGTGCTGATCGCGATCGAAACCCTGCGCGGCCATGCGTGGCGGCTGCCGCAGCTGGCAGCGCCGCGGCATTCGCCAACGCCAGCTCTGGCGGCCAAGACTGACGTCAGCGTTTGA
- a CDS encoding AtzH-like domain-containing protein, whose product MPIPADQINIPAICNELTAIAERYEVALVGNDRLALDRFFMPGENTLRFGLADEQFGYDAVVAFRASLPLQSSPRRIVRCEVSTYGTDLGTVNLVFRYTDREGGGRQSQTWVRSDLPEHGGWRIVAAHVSLKNESQA is encoded by the coding sequence ATGCCGATTCCTGCGGATCAGATCAATATTCCTGCCATCTGCAATGAGCTGACGGCGATTGCCGAACGCTATGAGGTGGCCCTGGTGGGCAACGATCGCCTTGCGTTGGATCGTTTCTTCATGCCGGGGGAAAACACACTGCGCTTCGGTTTGGCAGACGAGCAGTTCGGCTACGACGCAGTGGTCGCCTTCCGCGCCAGTTTGCCGCTGCAGAGCTCGCCAAGGCGGATCGTGCGTTGCGAGGTCAGCACGTACGGCACGGATCTGGGTACGGTGAACCTGGTGTTCCGCTATACCGATAGGGAAGGCGGTGGGCGGCAGAGCCAGACCTGGGTGAGATCGGATCTCCCGGAGCATGGTGGCTGGCGCATCGTTGCTGCGCATGTAAGCCTGAAGAACGAGTCGCAGGCATGA
- a CDS encoding GntR family transcriptional regulator, with the protein MTARRASQPKPPSKGGRRSVAGARAAEQPATRAQAVYAAIKDDIAEFRLLPGDRFTETELAERLGVSRTPVREALYQLQREGFLSVQFRNGWSVNPYDFDRFENLYDLRQLIELESVRRLCDRKESLSALTRLEAYWLLDESERDNDGRSVALQDEAFHMALVEAAGNPEMARVHADVTERIRIVRRLDFTQRERIETTYAEHAAILRAIRRRGSERATSLLAAHIEASRAEVRKITLHKLYEARRTGRG; encoded by the coding sequence ATGACAGCGCGTCGTGCCTCGCAGCCAAAGCCGCCGTCGAAAGGGGGGCGCCGCAGCGTTGCCGGCGCGCGTGCTGCGGAACAACCGGCGACCCGAGCGCAGGCGGTTTATGCCGCGATCAAGGACGACATTGCTGAGTTTCGGCTTCTCCCCGGCGACCGCTTTACCGAGACGGAGCTTGCCGAGCGGCTAGGCGTGTCACGCACACCGGTGCGCGAAGCGCTGTACCAGTTGCAGCGCGAGGGTTTCCTCAGCGTTCAGTTTCGCAACGGCTGGAGCGTGAACCCCTACGATTTCGATCGCTTCGAGAACCTCTACGACCTGCGTCAGTTGATCGAACTGGAGTCAGTGCGCCGCTTGTGCGATCGCAAGGAATCCCTTTCGGCTTTGACCCGTCTGGAAGCCTATTGGCTCCTCGATGAGTCGGAGCGCGACAACGACGGACGCAGCGTGGCGCTACAGGACGAAGCCTTCCACATGGCGCTGGTCGAGGCCGCTGGCAATCCCGAGATGGCGCGGGTGCATGCCGACGTGACCGAGCGCATCCGGATCGTGCGGCGCCTCGATTTCACGCAGCGCGAGCGCATCGAGACCACCTACGCGGAACACGCCGCGATCCTGCGCGCCATCCGGCGACGCGGCAGCGAGCGGGCGACCTCATTACTTGCGGCCCACATCGAGGCGAGCCGCGCAGAGGTGCGCAAGATCACGCTGCATAAGCTCTACGAAGCGCGCCGGACAGGGCGCGGTTAA
- a CDS encoding urate hydroxylase PuuD yields MDHAYLIEVASMLLRWLHLIVGIAWIGSSFYFVWLDNSIKPPTDPKLKEAGVGGELWAMHAGGFYNPQKYLVAPKELPKELHFFFWPSYSTWITGFLLISVLYYFQAATWMVDPAVAQISATQSVLIGLGTLAGGWIVYDLLSRLLIERSQLVFAVIYTLFVAAVAWALTHLLAGRAAYIHVGAMIATTMSGNVFFIIIPNQRKLVAAMKRGEAPDPTLGKKAKQRSVHNNYLTLPVLFAMISNHYAFTYSHPQGWLVLVLIMLGAALIRHFFNLKHKGEWRWEYPVAGGAILLAVLWWTAPAPVVRDASKPVPALAQVLPVIQARCTACHAEKATMMPSAPGGVMFDTEARVRQHAQRIFARATQTKDMPLGNITGITDDERALIAAWYLGGTR; encoded by the coding sequence ATGGATCACGCATACCTCATCGAAGTCGCCAGCATGTTGCTCCGCTGGCTGCACCTGATCGTCGGCATCGCCTGGATCGGCTCATCGTTCTACTTCGTATGGCTCGATAATTCCATCAAGCCGCCGACCGACCCGAAGCTCAAGGAGGCCGGCGTCGGCGGCGAGCTGTGGGCGATGCATGCCGGGGGCTTCTACAACCCGCAGAAGTACCTGGTCGCGCCCAAGGAGTTGCCGAAGGAACTGCACTTCTTTTTCTGGCCGTCGTACTCGACCTGGATCACCGGCTTTCTGTTGATCTCGGTGCTCTACTACTTTCAGGCAGCGACTTGGATGGTCGACCCGGCGGTTGCGCAGATCAGCGCGACGCAGTCGGTACTGATCGGGCTTGGCACGTTGGCCGGCGGTTGGATCGTCTACGACCTGCTGTCGCGCCTGCTGATCGAACGCAGTCAGCTCGTGTTCGCGGTGATCTACACGCTCTTCGTCGCCGCAGTGGCCTGGGCGCTGACGCACCTGCTGGCAGGTCGCGCCGCATATATCCACGTCGGCGCGATGATCGCCACGACGATGAGTGGCAACGTGTTCTTCATCATCATCCCGAACCAGCGCAAGCTCGTCGCGGCGATGAAGCGTGGCGAAGCGCCCGACCCCACGCTGGGCAAAAAGGCCAAGCAGCGTAGCGTGCACAACAACTACCTGACGCTGCCGGTGCTTTTCGCGATGATCAGCAACCACTACGCCTTCACCTACAGCCATCCACAGGGCTGGCTGGTGCTGGTGCTCATCATGCTGGGCGCGGCACTGATCCGCCACTTCTTCAACCTCAAGCACAAGGGCGAATGGCGTTGGGAATACCCGGTCGCCGGTGGAGCGATCCTGCTCGCCGTGCTCTGGTGGACAGCGCCGGCGCCGGTCGTGCGCGACGCGTCAAAACCGGTGCCAGCGCTCGCGCAAGTCCTGCCTGTCATTCAGGCCCGCTGTACCGCCTGCCATGCCGAGAAGGCAACGATGATGCCGTCTGCCCCCGGTGGCGTGATGTTCGATACCGAAGCGCGCGTCCGTCAGCACGCGCAACGGATCTTCGCGCGCGCCACGCAGACGAAAGACATGCCGCTGGGCAATATCACCGGCATCACCGATGACGAGCGCGCACTTATCGCCGCCTGGTATCTCGGCGGCACACGCTAA
- the puuE gene encoding allantoinase PuuE, with translation MTHPTYPRDLIGYGRTPPHAHWPGNAKIAVQFVLNYEEGGENCVLHGDAGSEQFLSELFNPASYPDRHLSMESVYEYGSRVGVWRILREFERRGLPLTVFGVSMALERHPDLTAAFKELGHEIACHGWRWIHYQTLDEATEREHMRIGMEIIERLTGERALGWYTGRDSPNTRRLVADYGGFLYDSDYYGDDLPFWTRVTRSDGTTAPQLIVPYTLDTNDMRFSLPQGFSQGDDFFTYLRDAFDVLYAEGEEAPKMLSVGMHCRLLGRPGRMRALQRFLDHIEAHDRVWVCRRVDIARHWHRTHPFNTHEHAEQEA, from the coding sequence ATGACACACCCGACCTACCCTCGCGACCTGATCGGCTACGGCCGCACGCCACCGCATGCGCACTGGCCCGGCAATGCGAAGATCGCGGTGCAGTTCGTGCTCAACTACGAAGAAGGCGGCGAGAACTGCGTGCTCCATGGCGATGCCGGCAGTGAGCAGTTTCTCTCGGAACTGTTCAACCCTGCGAGCTACCCGGACCGCCACCTTTCGATGGAGTCGGTCTACGAATACGGCTCACGCGTCGGCGTATGGCGCATCCTGCGCGAGTTCGAACGCCGCGGCCTGCCCCTCACGGTATTCGGCGTGTCGATGGCGCTGGAGCGCCACCCGGATCTCACTGCCGCCTTCAAGGAGTTGGGGCACGAGATCGCTTGCCATGGCTGGCGTTGGATTCACTACCAGACGCTCGACGAAGCCACCGAACGCGAACACATGCGCATCGGCATGGAGATCATTGAGCGCCTCACCGGTGAGCGCGCGCTGGGCTGGTACACCGGCCGCGACAGCCCCAACACGCGCCGACTCGTCGCCGACTACGGCGGCTTCCTCTACGACAGCGACTACTACGGCGACGATCTGCCTTTCTGGACGCGAGTAACCAGGAGCGACGGCACGACTGCCCCGCAGCTCATCGTGCCCTACACGCTGGACACCAACGACATGCGCTTCTCGCTGCCACAGGGATTCAGCCAGGGCGATGACTTCTTCACCTACCTGCGCGACGCCTTTGATGTGCTCTACGCCGAAGGTGAGGAAGCACCGAAGATGTTGAGCGTCGGCATGCACTGCCGCCTGCTCGGCCGCCCCGGCCGCATGCGCGCGCTGCAACGATTCCTCGACCACATCGAGGCGCATGATCGCGTTTGGGTTTGCCGCCGGGTCGACATTGCACGGCACTGGCATCGTACGCATCCATTCAACACCCACGAGCACGCCGAACAGGAAGCCTGA